From Terriglobales bacterium:
GTATGGGTAACCTTGAGCGCCAGCAAAGCTCCCACCGGCTCAGTCATGATGACCCCCAGCGCAATCGTGACCGGAAACTTGAAGTTTCCGTAGAGTGCAAACAGGATCATAAAAATCAGCACTATTGCCAGCGGACCGATGAAGTACATCTGCGATCTTGCCTCGACCAGCTGGCTGTATTCTCCGCCCCACGTCATCCAGTACCCCGACGGAAGGCTCACTACCTTGTTGACGGCGTCTTGCCCATCGTGAACTGCTCTCTCCAAATCGCGGCCTTCGATGCTGTACTGCACGCCGATATAGCGCGAGTTGCTCTCGCGATAAATGAACGATGCTCCGTTCCCCTGATGAATATCGGCAAGTTGGCTGAGTGGAATCTGCTGCCCATCCGGCGTGCCCACCAGCAGGTTCCCAATCTCATGAGCGCTGCTGCGGAACTGAGGGTGCATGCGGACCACCAGATCAAACAGCTTTTCTCCTTGAATGACCTGCGTCACCGCTTGCCCGCCAACCGCTGCCGAGACCACCGCTTCCACGTCGGCGATATTGATTCCATACCGCGCGATCTTGTCGCGATCCACATCCACCAGCAAACTGGGCTGGCCCAGTTCGCGCACTACGGTAAGCTCCGTGAAACCAGGCACCCGCGCCAACGCGTTCTTGATCTGGATCGCTTTATCCTGAAGCACGTTCAGGTCCTGGCCGTAGATCTTGACCGCCAGCGAGCTTTTCAGGCCGGTCAGTGCTTCATCGACCGCGTCCTCAGCCGGCTGCGTATAGTTGAAGATAATTCCCGGGAAGGTCGTGAGCTGGTCGTTGATCGACTCGATGAGTTGCTTCTTGTCGTGGATTCGACCGCGCCACGCCGGGTCTTTGTACGGCTTTAGTCCAACATAGAACTCGCAGTTAAAGAAACCTGTGGGATCGGTGCCATCGTCTGGCCGCCCCAACTCCGAGCCCACCACCGTTACCTGCGGATACGACAACAGGATCGCGCGGATCTGCGGCGCAATCTTGCTGGCTTCCTCGAACGAAATCGTGTAGGGCATCGTGGCCCGCACCCACAGCGCGCCTTCATCAAGGTGCGGCATGAATTCACCGCCGATAAACGGAACTAGCAGCAGAGTGGCCCCGAAGATGAGGGCCGAAAGGATCACTGTGGTCTTGGGCCGATCGAGCGCCCAATCCAACTGCTTCGCATACTTCTGTTTCATCCATTCAAAAGCTCGGTTCCGTTTCTCCCGCACGCCGCTCTTGAACCAATACGAAGCCAGGACCGGGACCAGCGTAAGGGTGAGGATCAACGAGCCGAGGAGCGCAAACGACATCGTCTCAGCCATGGGATGGAACAGCTTCCCCGAGGGCCCGCTAAGCGCATAGATCGGCAGATAACCCGCCATGATCACCGCCACCGAGTAAAAAATCGGTCGGTCCACATCCTTCGCCGCCGCCAGAATGACCTCATTCAGTTGGTAGCTTTGCGCTTCGCGTAGCGCCAATTCGCGATAGATGTTTTCCATCATTACCACGGTGCCGTCAATGACGATGCCGAAGTCGATTGCGCCGATCGAAAGCAGGTTCGCCGCCACGTCGTGAGCGTGCAGGACGATGAACGCAAACAGCAGCGACAGCGGAATCGTCAGCGCCACGATGATCGCCGCGCGCACGCTGACCAGAAAGAAAATCAGCACCAGCAGCACAAGCAACATGCCGCGCAGCAGGTTGTTCTCTACCGTATCGGTGGTCAGGGCCACCAGTTCGCTTCGGTCGTAGTAGGGACGAATCTTAACGTCGGGTGGAAGGATCTGATGGTTCAACTGCTCGGTTTTGGCTTCCACTCCCTTGAGCACATTCTGCGTCTGCTCGCCGCGCAGCATGAGAATGACACCTTCCACCGCGTCGTCATTCTTCTGGAAGCCGAATTGCCCCAGTCGGGGTGCATGTCCGATCGTGACTTGTCCTACATCCCGCACCCGGATGGGCACTCCCTTGTTCGCGCCGACAACGATGTTCCCGATGTCATCGGTATTGCGCACCAACCCAATCCCGCGCACGTAATAGAACTGTCCGCCTTGCGAATAGAATCCACCTCCCGCATTGGCATTGTTGGCGGCCAAGGCCGTCATCACTTGCGGAACCGTCAGGTGATAGCCATATATGCGCGCCGGGTCGAGCAACACCTGGTATTGCATCACCGTGCCGCCGAAACCCGAGTCGTCGGCCACACCGTGAACCGAGCGATAGGCCCGTTCCACCACCCAGTCTTCAATGGTCTTCAGTTCTTGGGGAGTGCGATCCGGACTCTCCAGCACATACCGGTACACGAGCCCGCTGGGGCTGAACAAAGGAGCAAGGGTCGGATTGACCCCCGCCGGCAGCGTGGCTTGCCCCAGCCGTTCGAACACCACTTCCCGCGCAAAATAGTCGTTGGTGCTTTCTTCAAAAGTCAGCCGGATGTCGGACAGGCC
This genomic window contains:
- a CDS encoding CusA/CzcA family heavy metal efflux RND transporter; this encodes MIHRIVQAALRQKFLVLMLTAFITVGGIMSFQRMPVDAYPDLSPPLVEIITQWPGHAAEEVERLVTLPLEIEMNGVPHMVVMRSISLYGLSDIRLTFEESTNDYFAREVVFERLGQATLPAGVNPTLAPLFSPSGLVYRYVLESPDRTPQELKTIEDWVVERAYRSVHGVADDSGFGGTVMQYQVLLDPARIYGYHLTVPQVMTALAANNANAGGGFYSQGGQFYYVRGIGLVRNTDDIGNIVVGANKGVPIRVRDVGQVTIGHAPRLGQFGFQKNDDAVEGVILMLRGEQTQNVLKGVEAKTEQLNHQILPPDVKIRPYYDRSELVALTTDTVENNLLRGMLLVLLVLIFFLVSVRAAIIVALTIPLSLLFAFIVLHAHDVAANLLSIGAIDFGIVIDGTVVMMENIYRELALREAQSYQLNEVILAAAKDVDRPIFYSVAVIMAGYLPIYALSGPSGKLFHPMAETMSFALLGSLILTLTLVPVLASYWFKSGVREKRNRAFEWMKQKYAKQLDWALDRPKTTVILSALIFGATLLLVPFIGGEFMPHLDEGALWVRATMPYTISFEEASKIAPQIRAILLSYPQVTVVGSELGRPDDGTDPTGFFNCEFYVGLKPYKDPAWRGRIHDKKQLIESINDQLTTFPGIIFNYTQPAEDAVDEALTGLKSSLAVKIYGQDLNVLQDKAIQIKNALARVPGFTELTVVRELGQPSLLVDVDRDKIARYGINIADVEAVVSAAVGGQAVTQVIQGEKLFDLVVRMHPQFRSSAHEIGNLLVGTPDGQQIPLSQLADIHQGNGASFIYRESNSRYIGVQYSIEGRDLERAVHDGQDAVNKVVSLPSGYWMTWGGEYSQLVEARSQMYFIGPLAIVLIFMILFALYGNFKFPVTIALGVIMTEPVGALLALKVTHTPFSVSSVLGLLALMGVSVETAVILVSYINKLRQEGMAIREATREASLLRLRPIMMTALVACLGLLPAALSTGIGSDTQKPFAIVIVAGLISRLFIGFFVNPV